A single Ferrimicrobium sp. DNA region contains:
- a CDS encoding type I restriction endonuclease subunit R gives MSEAKARHYEPIAVSSESTVVSEFIPDASNEAAYQSEAALEREFIKLLESQAYEYLPVTSEAQLIGNLRTQLEALNSILFSDDEWKRFFGETIAGANEGPAEKTHRIQEDHIQVLKRDDNSTRNISLLDKKNIHNNRLQVINQYEIGEEAGATHSNRYDVTILVNGLPLVHVELKRRGVDIREAFHQIDRYQRDSFWAGSGLFDYVQLFVISNGTLTKYYSNTTRRQHLDESAGSKRVRKTSNSFEFTSWWADATNKPIQDLAGFTKTFFAKHALLNILTRYCVLTADGLLLVMRPYQIVATERILQKIEISTNYRQLGRIEAGGYVWHTTGSGKTLTSFKAAQLASKLADIEKVLFVVDRKDLDYQTMREYDRFEKGAANSNTSTAVLKRQLEDPNARIIITTIQKLSTFISGNKGHAIYGGHVVLIFDECHRSQFGDMHTSITRAFKRYNLFGFTGTPIFAVNAGSGGNPKLKTTEQAFGEKLHTYTIVDAINDKNVLPFRIDYVNTIRPSEGLTDKQVSSIDTERALLAPERLRQVVAYTLEHFDQKTKRAEHYSLAGKRVHGFNALFATASISAAKNHYAEFKRQQAGLPSDRRLKVGIIYSYAPNEDVGDDYLDEEGFETNALDRPSRDFLEDAIKDYNSFFGTSFDTSSDKFQNYYKDLSLRLKNREIDLVIVVNMFLTGFDATTLNTLFVDKRLVNHGLLQAYSRTNRILNSVKTYGNIVSFRNLETETNDAIALFGNRDAQGIVLLKPYGDYYVEYAEHTQELLTKYPLGVQIVGETAQKDFIALFGVILRLQNILSAFDEFEGNEILTERQGQDYRSVYLDLYADFRRISDTEKESINDDIVFEIELIKQVEINVDYILMLVQKWRETRGDGTDKEIDSISQIRRAVDSSPSLRNKKDLIMSFVDSVSASGKIDEEWRAFIEASRTAELENIINEEGLNPEETKEFIDRAFRDGSISTAGTAITKILPPVSRFSPSGGHSDKKQHVLVRLGAFFERFLGLGIGSKI, from the coding sequence TATTGGCAACCTCCGCACCCAGCTTGAGGCTCTGAACTCAATTCTGTTCTCCGATGACGAGTGGAAGCGGTTCTTTGGTGAGACTATCGCTGGAGCGAATGAAGGTCCGGCCGAGAAGACCCATCGCATCCAAGAAGACCACATCCAGGTACTCAAGCGAGATGACAACTCGACGAGGAATATTTCGCTACTCGATAAGAAGAACATCCACAACAACCGTCTCCAGGTCATCAACCAGTACGAGATCGGAGAGGAAGCGGGTGCCACGCACTCGAATCGCTATGACGTAACGATTCTGGTCAACGGGCTACCGCTTGTCCATGTTGAGCTCAAACGCCGCGGCGTTGACATTCGTGAGGCGTTCCACCAGATTGATCGCTACCAGCGAGACAGCTTCTGGGCGGGCTCTGGGCTCTTTGACTACGTACAGCTCTTTGTGATCAGCAACGGTACATTGACTAAGTACTACTCCAACACCACCCGGCGTCAACACTTAGACGAGAGCGCCGGATCGAAGAGGGTTCGAAAGACCTCCAACTCCTTCGAGTTCACCTCCTGGTGGGCTGATGCGACCAATAAGCCAATACAGGATCTCGCGGGGTTCACGAAGACCTTCTTTGCCAAGCATGCTTTACTTAACATTCTGACTCGTTACTGCGTACTCACTGCCGACGGGCTGCTGTTGGTGATGCGACCCTATCAGATCGTCGCTACCGAGCGGATCCTCCAAAAGATTGAGATCTCTACCAACTACCGCCAGCTCGGTAGGATCGAAGCTGGTGGCTACGTTTGGCACACCACGGGGTCAGGCAAGACCCTGACAAGCTTCAAGGCTGCTCAGCTCGCCTCAAAGCTGGCTGATATCGAGAAGGTGCTCTTTGTCGTTGATCGTAAGGATCTCGACTATCAGACCATGCGTGAGTACGATCGCTTCGAGAAGGGTGCTGCCAACTCCAATACTTCAACGGCTGTTTTGAAACGGCAATTGGAGGACCCAAATGCCAGGATCATTATCACCACCATTCAGAAGCTCTCGACCTTCATCTCTGGCAACAAGGGTCACGCCATCTATGGAGGGCATGTCGTACTGATCTTTGATGAATGCCACCGTTCTCAGTTTGGGGACATGCACACCTCAATCACGAGGGCCTTCAAGCGCTACAATCTGTTCGGCTTCACCGGCACGCCGATCTTTGCAGTCAACGCTGGCAGCGGCGGGAACCCGAAGCTCAAGACCACCGAACAAGCCTTTGGCGAGAAGCTTCACACCTACACCATCGTTGATGCGATCAACGATAAGAACGTCCTCCCGTTTCGCATCGACTACGTGAACACTATCAGGCCCTCGGAAGGTCTAACCGACAAGCAAGTCTCGTCCATCGACACCGAGCGAGCACTCTTGGCTCCAGAACGACTCCGCCAGGTCGTCGCCTATACCTTAGAGCACTTTGACCAAAAGACCAAGAGGGCTGAGCACTACTCGCTAGCGGGCAAACGGGTTCACGGGTTCAACGCGCTCTTTGCAACTGCTTCGATCAGCGCGGCAAAGAACCACTATGCCGAGTTTAAGCGCCAGCAAGCAGGCTTGCCCTCTGATCGCAGGCTCAAGGTGGGCATCATCTACTCCTATGCTCCGAACGAAGATGTTGGTGACGATTACCTCGATGAAGAGGGTTTTGAGACCAATGCGCTTGACCGACCATCAAGGGACTTTCTTGAGGACGCTATCAAGGACTACAACTCCTTCTTCGGTACCAGCTTTGACACCTCTTCGGATAAGTTTCAGAACTACTACAAGGATCTCTCCCTCCGGCTGAAGAACCGTGAGATCGACCTCGTCATCGTCGTGAACATGTTCTTGACCGGCTTTGATGCAACGACTCTGAACACCCTCTTTGTTGACAAGCGTCTCGTCAATCATGGCCTCTTGCAGGCCTACTCGCGTACCAACCGGATTCTGAACTCTGTCAAGACCTACGGCAACATCGTCTCGTTCCGTAACCTCGAAACCGAGACAAACGACGCCATCGCGTTGTTCGGGAACAGAGATGCTCAAGGGATCGTGTTACTCAAGCCCTATGGCGACTACTACGTAGAGTATGCCGAGCATACTCAGGAGCTCCTGACCAAGTACCCACTGGGTGTCCAAATCGTTGGTGAAACGGCACAGAAGGACTTCATCGCTCTCTTTGGCGTCATACTCCGACTCCAGAACATCTTGAGCGCCTTTGATGAGTTTGAAGGCAACGAGATCCTGACCGAGCGACAGGGCCAGGATTACCGCAGCGTGTATCTCGATCTCTATGCAGACTTCCGACGCATCAGTGATACCGAGAAGGAGTCCATCAACGACGACATCGTCTTTGAGATCGAGCTCATCAAGCAGGTTGAGATCAACGTGGACTACATTTTGATGCTGGTTCAGAAGTGGCGTGAAACCCGGGGTGATGGGACAGACAAGGAGATCGACTCCATTAGCCAGATTCGGCGTGCCGTCGACTCCAGCCCCTCGTTGCGCAACAAGAAGGATCTCATCATGAGCTTTGTCGACTCAGTCTCAGCCAGCGGCAAGATCGACGAAGAGTGGCGCGCATTCATCGAAGCGAGTCGCACTGCTGAACTTGAGAACATCATCAACGAAGAGGGACTGAACCCAGAGGAGACCAAGGAGTTTATTGACCGTGCTTTTCGGGACGGTTCAATCTCAACCGCCGGAACCGCTATCACGAAGATCCTTCCGCCAGTGTCACGCTTCTCGCCCAGCGGGGGCCATAGCGATAAGAAACAGCATGTGCTCGTGAGACTCGGGGCGTTCTTTGAGAGGTTTCTTGGCCTCGGGATAGGAAGTAAAATATGA